The Ectothiorhodospiraceae bacterium 2226 region GCTGGAGATCCTGGACAAGGCCTACGACAACCCGGCGGCCAATCTGCTCACCTACAGCTGCCTGCCGGGCGTGCCCATGGATTTCATCAACGCCTCGATGCGCGCCTCCTGGGGCTTCATCCGCAACACCGACGAGCGTTACGGGGTGAAGGTGTTGTCGGAGGAGACCGGTTTTCTCACCTGGCAGGTCGATGCGGCGCACTTCGACCGCCCCGGCAACTTCGTGCGCCTGAAGGCCTTCGGCTTCGACGACCTCGAGGAATTCCGGCGCTTCATGCGCATGCTCAGCACGGCCGTGGTGATCACCGATGACGATATCGCCGCCATCGTGAAGCTGCTGCAGGCGGCCGAGCCGCCGCTGGCCGGTCCCGAGCTGTCGCCCGAGGTCCTGAAGGCCATCGTGCAGGCCTGGATGGACGATGCGCACGAGTACTGCAACGTCGCCTACTACCGCCACGAGCTGGATCCCGAGTTCACGCGCTTCAATCTCGCGGTGCGCGAGTTCCGCCGCAGCCGTCCCTGGTTGCGCGCGAACCTCGGCGCGGGGGAGCACTTCGCCCGGCGCCAGCCCTGTGACGGCACGGTGCTGTTCTACGGACTGCGCCAGGCCCCCGACGGCGGCGAGCAGGTGCTGTTCGTGGCCAATATGGAGGGTGCGCCGCTGTCGGTACGCCCGCCCGAATTGCCGATTCCGGGGCTGGCGCGCGAGGGCTGGCGCATCGCTCTCAAGGCGCCGGGGCTGGTTTGCGAGGCGGCCGAGGACGAGATCTGCATGGAGGACAGCCAGGGTCTCGTCCTGGTGCGCGACGCCCGCTGAGCCGCGCGCCCCATGCCCGCCCGGCGAGGATTTCCGGGAAGGCGTCACACTTTTCCATTTTTGATTAAGTGGCAGCCCGGGTGCAATAAAAGGTGCCCCGGCAAGGCCCGGATTGACCTCGCCGGCGATGTCCGTATAATGGCCGCCAACGCACATAATCAATCAGTTCCAATCTATAACTGCGTCTGGATGCGCAAAATCGGATAAATATGCCAACGAATGCCATTTCCTCGGATGGTCGGCTCGTGCTGGCGACCGACCTGGACGGTACCTTCCTGGGGGGCTCGGACGCGCAACGCGCCGCCTTCTACGAGCACATCAACACCTTCCGCGACCGTGTGCTGCTGGTCTTCGTGACCGGCCGCGACCTCGGCTTCATCCGCGAGCTGTGCGCCCAGCCCGGCATGCCGCAGCCCGATTACATCATCGGCGACGTGGGCACAACGGTGGTGCACGGCGCGACCCACGAACCGCTGCACGAGCTGCACACCTGGATCGAGTCGCGCTGGAACGGCGCGGGCGACCGGGTGCGCGCGATGCTCGCCGACGAACCGGGCATCGAGTTGCAGCCCACGCCGTTCGAACGCCGCGTGTCGTACTACTACCGCCCGGACGAGCTGCGCGAGGAGACCTTGCGCAAGATCGAGGCCGCCGGGCTCGACTGGATTCTGTCAGCCGACGTGTACCTGGACGTGATGCCGCGCGGCATCGCCAAGGGACCGACGCTGCTGAAGTTTGTAGAGGCCCTGGGGATCGATCCCGAGGACGTGGTGGCCTGTGGGGACACCTTGAACGACCTGTCGCTGTTCGAGACGGGGCTCAAGGGCGTCGCCGTCGGCAACTCCGAACCGCGCCTCGTGGAGCACATACGACACATGGACAACGTGTACCACAGCCCGCACCCAGGGGTGGTCGGCATTCACGACGGGCTGCAGGTATTCGGCAAACAACTGGAGGTGCCGCTTGAAGCCACATAAATCATCCCTCGTCATCGTCTATCACCGCGCCCCGTACCAAGAAGTCGTCGAGAACGGAAAAACCTACTACCGCGACCACAAAAGCCCGAACGGGATCCTGCCGACGCTGAAAGGGTTCTTCGA contains the following coding sequences:
- a CDS encoding HAD-IIB family hydrolase, with protein sequence MPTNAISSDGRLVLATDLDGTFLGGSDAQRAAFYEHINTFRDRVLLVFVTGRDLGFIRELCAQPGMPQPDYIIGDVGTTVVHGATHEPLHELHTWIESRWNGAGDRVRAMLADEPGIELQPTPFERRVSYYYRPDELREETLRKIEAAGLDWILSADVYLDVMPRGIAKGPTLLKFVEALGIDPEDVVACGDTLNDLSLFETGLKGVAVGNSEPRLVEHIRHMDNVYHSPHPGVVGIHDGLQVFGKQLEVPLEAT